CAAGCGCCGCACCGACGCCCACCGTTTCTACACACGGCTGGGCTTCGAGGCGAGCCACGAAGGCATGAAGCGCGCGCTTTGAGCCCGCGCTTCCATGCGTGTCCTCCTGCTCGGTCTCGCCCTGCTCCCTCTCGAGCTGAAGACGCGCTGCACCTCGCGCACTTCCCGCGAACTGCTCCGCGAAATCCTGGCTAGCGAGTACTGCCGGGCGGTGCGCCCAATCGCTGCTCGTAGGCGTCGAGCGTGCGTTGCCAGGCGGGTCGGGCCTCGCACCGCTGCTGGTAGGCCCGCACGCGTGGGTAGCGGGCGAGCACGTCACTGCCACGCACCTCGCGCAGCACGGTGGTCATCAGGACGTCCGCCACGGTGAAGTCCTCACCGACGAGGTACGGGCGAGCCGACAGCCACTCCTCGAGCCCGCCCAGCGCGCGGTCCGCCCACTTCACGAGCCCGGGGCGGCGCGCCTGCTCGGAGGGGTCGCCGGCGCTGAACAGATCGATCATCGCGATCTGGAAGAGCGGGGGCTCGACGGTGTTGAGCGCGGCGAAGCACCAGCGCGTCACCTGGGCGCGGCCCTGGAGATCCGAGGGGATGAGGCGG
Above is a window of Cystobacter fuscus DNA encoding:
- a CDS encoding GNAT family N-acetyltransferase, with amino-acid sequence MTRARARGCGMMQLTTDKRRTDAHRFYTRLGFEASHEGMKRAL
- a CDS encoding glutathione S-transferase family protein; the encoded protein is MLTLYAFGCVHAKVIGVTRDLRPLWMLEECGLPYQVRGLDHSAGELNSEAYRRLTPFAQIPVLEDDGFVLTETGAILLYLAEKSGRLIPSDLQGRAQVTRWCFAALNTVEPPLFQIAMIDLFSAGDPSEQARRPGLVKWADRALGGLEEWLSARPYLVGEDFTVADVLMTTVLREVRGSDVLARYPRVRAYQQRCEARPAWQRTLDAYEQRLGAPPGSTR